A single window of Debaryomyces hansenii CBS767 chromosome F complete sequence DNA harbors:
- a CDS encoding DEHA2F12650p (weakly similar to uniprot|P25351 Saccharomyces cerevisiae YCR023C Hypothetical ORF) → MTESKLSFKEQMKGFPAWQMIVVSLIRFSEPIAFTSLFPYVYFMIRDFHFVKDEANISKYSGYLSASFAFTQFLCCIQWGKASDKVGRKPILIVGLFGTSLCMLTFGFSTNFYMALFARSAMGALNGNIAVLRTMIGEIATERKHQGTAFSILPLFWNVGSVIGPLIGGSKYLTRPQITDSVMKVNEGIYDRLLNKYPYALSNVVVALFLWFSMLMGFLFLEETHSQLNKRKDIGLEIGDWIRKRLGFDVPIRKWNIPSKTKPKRSRVPEPNRDSVDEREDVIQNSSNSNGNIHEDQQEEDLDSFDENTSLIQPRPIYSSLVDEDDETSSICSEDNLGPLTRRSSNALLRRYSSNMSVRPSLSRISTNRYSISDVSTINKNTFTREVFTGPVIQTMLGNFLLSFHTLVYSEFLPVLLASKFMPEELKFPTRLKGGFGYDSNTIGTLLSVTGLLGVFIIMLVFPLMDRNLRTITGYRISTSIFPLMYFMLPFLIYTIPGYNPKSPQHLTKTLLYLNSGIRTLASSTSTPQVIVLIHRASPPKYRAFINGTTLSLTALARCLAPLIWGALMSFFDSLALGQLTWITLAVMSVGALVQSFYIDEYDEDIKPTERDESNDQTV, encoded by the coding sequence ATGACAGAATCTAAGCTTTCATTTAAAGAACAGATGAAAGGGTTTCCGGCCTGGCAAATGATAGTTGTCAGCTTGATTAGATTTCTGGAGCCGATAGCATTTACATCACTTTTTCCATATGTCTACTTTATGATCCGAGATTTTCATTTCGTGAAAGATGaagcaaatatttcaaagtatTCTGGATACCTTTCAGCTTCTTTTGCATTTACCCAGTTCTTATGCTGTATACAATGGGGTAAAGCGTCCGACAAAGTTGGCCGAAAACCAATTTTAATTGTAGGATTATTTGGAACGTCACTTTGCATGCTTACATTTGGATTCTCTACTAATTTCTACATGGCATTATTTGCCAGATCTGCTATGGGTGCATTGAATGGAAACATTGCAGTACTTAGAACAATGATCGGAGAAATAGCTACAGAAAGGAAACATCAGGGTACTGCATTTTCAATCTTACCGTTATTTTGGAATGTGGGAAGCGTTATTGGCCCTTTGATAGGGGGATCTAAGTATTTAACTAGGCCTCAAATCACGGACTCGGTTATGAAAGTGAATGAAGGTATCTATGATAGGTTGTTGAACAAATACCCCTACGCATTGTCGAATGTAGTAGTGGCACTATTCTTATGGTTCAGCATGTTAATGGGGTTCTTGTTCTTGGAAGAAACTCATTCCCAACtaaataaaagaaaagatattGGCCTTGAAATTGGTGATTGGATAAGAAAAAGACTAGGCTTCGACGTTCCTATTCGTAAGTGGAATATTCCCTCGAAGACAAAGCCCAAGAGATCACGAGTTCCGGAACCAAACAGGGACTCGGTAGACGAACGAGAGGATGTGATTCAAAACAGCAGTAACTCGAACGGGAATATACATGAAGATCAACAggaagaagatttggattCCTTTGATGAAAACACTTCGCTCATTCAACCACGCCCAATTTATTCTTCACTcgttgatgaagatgacgagACAAGCTCAATTTGCTCAGAAGATAATTTAGGTCCGTTAACCAGAAGATCATCGAATGCTCTTTTAAGAAGATATTCGTCCAATATGTCTGTCAGGCcttctttatcaagaattagTACTAATAGATATTCTATCAGTGACGTTTCTactataaataaaaatacattCACCAGGGAAGTGTTCACTGGTCCCGTTATCCAGACGATGTTGGgaaattttcttctatcGTTTCATACTTTAGTATATCTGGAGTTTTTGCCAGTGTTGTTGGCATCTAAATTTATGCCAGAGGAGTTGAAATTTCCAACAAGATTGAAAGGTGGGTTCGGCTACGATTCAAACACAATTGGTACCTTATTATCTGTCACTGGTCTTTTAGGtgttttcattattatgcTTGTGTTTCCCTTAATGGACAGAAACTTGAGGACTATCACTGGTTACAGGATATCGACTAGTATATTCCCACTCATGTACTTCATGTTGCCATTTTTGATCTACACTATACCGGGTTACAATCCAAAATCACCACAGCACTTGACAAAAACCCTTTTATACCTCAACTCTGGGATCCGTACTTTAGCATCTTCCACATCCACTCCACAAGTGATCGTGTTGATCCATAGAGCATCTCCACCAAAATATAGAGCTTTTATAAATGGAACAACATTGAGTTTAACAGCACTTGCAAGGTGTCTTGCGCCGCTAATCTGGGGTGCGTTGATGTCATTTTTCGACAGCTTGGCATTGGGCCAATTAACTTGGATAACTTTAGCCGTAATGTCTGTCGGGGCATTGGTCCAATCCTTCTACATAGATGAgtatgatgaagatatcaaGCCCACCGAAAGAGACGAGTCTAACGACCAGACCGTATAA
- a CDS encoding DEHA2F12672p (no similarity), with protein MVLVGVYNKINLFSCIVAKIMKKIRNDPNSRGLEAENKLKKQCDKRGEAGCSVETRDNPHYNRDQIIQFTTAKGGPRGGEIDE; from the coding sequence ATGGTCTTGGTTGGggtatataataaaataaatttatttctgTGCATAGTTGCGAAAATCATGAAAAAGATACGAAACGATCCCAATCTGCGTGGATTAGAGGCAGAAAACAAACTAAAAAAACAATGCGATAAAAGGGGCGAGGCAGGATGCCTGGTTGAGACAAGAGACAATCCTCACTATAATAGGGACCAGATAATTCAGTTTACCACTGCTAAAGGAGGACCAAGAGGAGGAGAAATCGACGAATAA
- a CDS encoding DEHA2F12694p (weakly similar to CA4029|IPF7171.5f Candida albicans IPF7171.5f unknown function 5-prime end AND uniprot|P53243 Saccharomyces cerevisiae YGR067C Hypothetical ORF), with protein sequence MAAEKKYICSFCARAFSRSEHKQRHERSHTNEKPFHCVHCTSAFVRRDLLQRHCKTVHNIAVSKERRHSTGGANGVIGNVNSIGTSGGVGGGGAGGVGGGGMGKTTSNGGSDTNIGVGMGGVPVNRMSTGGVNAAVTIGARQNAITNHGLLLSIAHKVGTILKSDAESEIFVVGYTMLAQDDAPIIPEVLQNLSKFLQFHEIDRIPDFKLCLIYSILSIGHINVGNTAHCIANFHHSWSLLVQKLIPDYNNNNTNPNDQIEILNSLFILSYTHLKYNLNQYKSMDVTCDLNFNYLDDISYIIMSNLSLNSNIINKNMNLFWCIYNLLSLYQINDGPPKFYQLFLQRPISDLNLVDFMNNISQADISSKFIQEIMISTVSNELNYFSRTSKLFIFKSTRALHNSIILIHKIIPETSNIEIYEIFKKNLIIKSPSKFHDILKSYIFNPTETIHWNLLSVLLKEFNLNSMHAFNFKAFINNNLNNSLQTFSNGMLPFFEIENKDINNNLGIVSFPLIFNLRFINFQSVDILKLKGLNFEDRLNLNYLIIEWYVTLVKLLINLWKNNHLIDNCILQCLLYLINDNNSDFQFNTDFFWRVFKKLNYYFETWLSFIKNQYFLVNFKSNLQKFVLNYIQSSLNLMSSSIHETPSVARHNDFMLPPIMPHINPPRTSL encoded by the coding sequence ATGGCGGCAGAAAAGAAGTACATTTGTTCATTTTGCGCCAGAGCGTTCTCTAGGTCGGAACATAAACAACGACATGAAAGATCACACACTAATGAAAAACCGTTTCACTGCGTACATTGTACGTCAGCTTTTGTAAGACGAGATTTATTGCAGAGACATTGCAAAACAGTGCACAATATTGCGGTTTCGAAAGAACGTCGACATTCTACAGGAGGAGCGAATGGAGTGATTGGGAACGTTAATAGTATTGGTACGTCAGGAGGAGTAGGTGGCGGTGGAGCAGGAGGAGTAGGTGGTGGGGGAATGGGGAAGACCACTAGTAACGGCGGCAGCGACACGAATATTGGCGTAGGAATGGGTGGAGTACCAGTTAATCGGATGTCCACCGGGGGTGTGAATGCAGCAGTGACAATTGGAGCAAGACAGAATGCTATTACCAACCATGGGCTTCTCTTGTCAATAGCGCACAAGGTGGGGACAATATTAAAGAGCGACGCGGAATCAGAGATTTTTGTTGTAGGGTATACGATGTTAGCGCAAGATGATGCGCCGATCATTCCTGAGGTGTTGCAGAATTTGAGCAAGTTTTTGCAGTTCCACGAAATCGATCGCATTCCCGACTTCAAGCTCTGTTTGATCTACTCGATCTTGTCGATCGGGCATATCAATGTGGGGAACACTGCCCATTGCATTGCCAACTTCCATCATTCGTGGTCGTTGTTAGTGCAAAAGCTCATTCCAGActacaacaacaataacACCAACCCCAACGACCAGATCGAGATTTTGAATTCGTTGTTTATCCTCTCGTATACGCACTTGAAATACAACTTGAACCAATATAAGTCAATGGATGTAACGTGTGACTTGAACTTCAACTACTTGGACGATATAAGCTACATAATTATGTCTAACTTGTCATTAAATTCGaacattatcaacaaaaatatgaaCCTATTCTGGTGCATCTATAATTTGTTATCGCTCTACCAAATCAACGATGGTCCTCCTAAGTTCTACCAGCTATTCCTTCAGAGACCCATTCTGGATTTGAACTTGGTTGAttttatgaataatatatcgCAGGCcgatatttcttcaaagttCATCCAGGAGATTATGATTTCCACCGTGTCTAacgaattgaattatttcagTCGTACAAGCAAACTATTCATTTTCAAGCTGACCAGAGCGTTACACAACTCTATCATTCTCATCCATAAGATTATTCCGGAAACATCAAACATCGAGATCTACGagatatttaaaaaaaacCTTATTATAAAGAGTCCTTCTAAGTTCCACGATATATTGAAGTCCTATATTTTCAACCCAACAGAAACAATCCACTGGAATCTTTTATCGGTGCTATTGAAAGAGTTCAATCTCAACTCTATGCATGCCTTTAATTTTAAGGCTTTTATCAAtaacaatttgaataattcgTTGCAAACATTCTCTAATGGCATGCTTCctttttttgaaattgagaaCAAAGACATTAACAATAACCTAGGGATTGTGAGTTTCCCattgattttcaatttgcgcttcatcaatttccaGTCggttgatattttgaaattgaagggCTTAAATTTCGAAGATagattgaatttgaattatttgattataGAATGGTACGTAACTTTagttaaattattgattaatttatgGAAGAATAACCATTTGATAGATAATTGCATTTTACAATGcctattatatttgatcAATGACAATAACTCCGATTTCCAATTTAATACTGATTTTTTCTGGCGTGTGTTCAAGAAACTCAACTATTACTTTGAAACGTGGTTATCGTTTATAAAGAACCAGTATTTCCTTGTGAATTTCAAGAGCAACTTACAGAAGTTTGTTTTGAACTACATACAATCGTCGCTTAATTTGATGTCAAGTAGCATACACGAAACCCCGTCGGTGGCTCGGCACAACGATTTCATGCTTCCCCCTATTATGCCTCACATTAACCCTCCCAGAACTTCTCTATAG